In a single window of the Pseudomonas entomophila genome:
- a CDS encoding alpha/beta hydrolase, giving the protein MPVHPDLDAFLELAELGRLSGATQALHELPVAQARAIFEQASGVLDPTPPGDLQIMSLQLPMADGEALAARLYRAANAPANLPVMLYLHGGGYVVGSLDSHDSICRRLAASGEFAVFAPAYRRAPEHPFPGPLEDVLAAANWLAEQGASLGLDTDRAIFIGDSVGGSLATVLAIIAAREPQRLKLQPRAQMLLYPVTDISRERDSHQRHGQGYLLETETLRWFYRLYLGEHGTADDWRVSPLRQTDLGGLAPAYLAVAEYDPLHDEGLAYGQALQAQGVAVTQVVAQGLTHDFLRMSGMVGEVGEIYAGLRDWALARVA; this is encoded by the coding sequence ATGCCTGTGCATCCCGATCTGGACGCCTTTCTCGAACTGGCCGAACTGGGCCGCCTGAGTGGTGCCACCCAAGCCCTGCATGAGCTGCCCGTGGCGCAGGCGCGGGCGATTTTCGAGCAGGCCTCCGGCGTGCTCGACCCGACCCCGCCAGGGGACCTGCAGATAATGAGCCTGCAGCTGCCCATGGCCGACGGCGAGGCGCTCGCGGCCCGCCTGTACCGCGCCGCGAACGCGCCGGCGAACCTGCCGGTGATGCTCTACCTGCACGGTGGCGGCTATGTGGTCGGCAGCCTCGATTCCCATGATTCGATCTGCCGCCGGCTGGCTGCCAGCGGTGAGTTCGCGGTGTTCGCGCCGGCCTATCGGCGGGCGCCGGAGCATCCGTTCCCCGGCCCGCTGGAGGATGTGCTGGCGGCCGCCAACTGGCTGGCCGAACAGGGCGCCTCGCTGGGGCTGGATACCGACCGGGCGATTTTCATCGGTGACAGCGTAGGCGGGAGCCTGGCCACGGTGCTGGCGATCATCGCGGCGCGGGAGCCGCAGCGCCTGAAGCTGCAACCCCGGGCGCAGATGCTGCTGTACCCGGTGACCGACATCAGCCGCGAACGCGATTCGCACCAGCGCCATGGGCAAGGCTACCTGCTGGAAACCGAGACGCTGCGCTGGTTCTACCGCCTGTACCTGGGTGAGCACGGTACCGCGGACGACTGGCGGGTATCGCCGCTGCGCCAGACGGACCTGGGCGGCCTGGCACCGGCCTACCTGGCGGTGGCCGAGTACGATCCGTTGCATGACGAAGGGCTGGCCTACGGGCAGGCCTTGCAGGCGCAGGGTGTGGCGGTGACGCAGGTCGTGGCGCAGGGCCTGACCCATGACTTCCTGCGGATGTCCGGGATGGTCGGCGAGGTGGGGGAAATCTATGCCGGTCTGCGCGACTGGGCGTTGGCCAGGGTGGCCTGA